In Tenacibaculum sp. 190524A02b, the genomic stretch GCCTAAAAAAGTATTTGAACTTTTAAAAACAAGTATAAAAGATGTCTTTGTTTTAAAAACTAAAGATGGAATTTTGTTTAAAAGTAATGGTGTATGGTTTGCTGAGTATTATGAAAATGGCGCTAAAGTTTTAAAACAATATAAGATCAAATTTTAAATAGCATGTGATAGCCAAAGGGTTAATAATCTGAAGTTATAAGTGCCTATTTATATTAAAAAAAGCAGTTGAAAAACTGCTTTTTTTAATACTTGTATTTACCTTTCCAACGTTGTTTTAAAACTTCTCTAAATTGGTTTTCTCTCGCATTATTACCAGGCTCATAAAGCTTTGTGTTTTGTATTTCATCAGGTAAAAATTCTTGAGAAACAAAATTACCTTGGTAATTATGTGAGTATTTGTAATCCTTACCATAATCTAAATCACGCATTAATTTTGTAGGCGCATTTCGTAAATGTAAAGGAACTGAAAGATCACCAGTAGTTTTTACCAAGTTTTGAGCTTCACCAATAGCCATATAAGAAGCATTACTTTTTGCAGAATTAGCTAAATAAATAGCACACTGACTTAAAATAATTCTAGACTCAGGGTTTCCTATAACAGAAACTGCCTGAAAGGTATTGTTAGCTAAAATTAGAGCAGTTGGATTTGCGTTTCCAATATCTTCTGAAGCTAAAATTAATAATCTTCTAGCAATAAATTTTACATCTTCACCGCCTTCAATCATTCTAGCCAACCAATATACAGCTGCATTTGGATCACTACCTCTAATTGATTTAATAAAAGCTGAAATTATGTCATAATGTTGCTCACCGGTTTTATCGTATTTAACCGTGTTTTTTTGAATTTTTTTGAGAACCAATTCATTGGTGATTTCAATTTCATCATCAGCAATTACTAATAACTCAAAAATATTAAGCAATTTTCTAGCATCACCTCCAGAAACTTGAAGTAAAGCATCTGTTTCTTTTAAGGTTATTTTCTTAGAGGCTATTATTTCATCTTTTTCCATAGCTCTATGGATAAGAGAAATTAAATCGTTTTTATCAAAAGAGTTTAAAATATAAACTTGACATCGAGAGAGTAGGGCAGGGATTACTTCAAAACTTGGGTTTTCTGTAGTAGCACCAACCAAAGTAACCCAGCCTTTTTCAACTGCACCTAGCAAAGAGTCTTGTTGAGATTTACTAAATCTATGAATTTCATCAATAAATAAAATAGGATTCTTTTGTGTAAATAAACCACTACTTTTTTTAGCTTTTTCAATAACTTCTCTAACATCTTTTACACCAGAACTAATCGCGCTTAATGTATAAAAAGGTCTTCCAGATTCATTAGCTATAATAGTAGCCAGCGTAGTTTTACCAATACCAGGAGGTCCCCACAAAATTAATGAAGGAATAATTCCTTGTTTTATATGATGTGTTAAAATACCTTCTTCACCTACTAAATGTTGCTGACTAATATAGTCACTAAGAGTTTTTGGTCGGATACGTTCCGCTAAAGGCTGCGTCATTTTAGAATTTCTAATTTTATATCAAAGTTACTAATATTTAATCTAAATCTCTATGCTGTCATAATTACAGTAATAAATATTTGGAAATGTTTTTGCTATTGAAAAAGTATGAATACAACCAATCAATTGCAAATTTCAAGAGGGTCTTTTCGCTTACCATTATTTTTAGTTCTTATTATATGGTTGGTATATTGGGTAGAAATAAAATTTGGATTTAATTTTAATAAGTTTGGAGTTTTGCCAAGAACTTTAAAAGGAATACGAGGTGTTTTTTTTTCACCATTTATCCATAGTAATACGGGGCATTTATTTAATAATTCTATTCCTTTATTTGTACTGACTTCTTTATTGCTAATTTTTTATAAAAAAGTGGCTGCAAAAGTATTGCTTTACGGAGGTATAATTACTGGTGTATTAACATGGTGTATTGCTAGAGAATCCTATCATATAGGTGCAAGTGGTATTGTTTACTTATTATTCAGTTTTACGTTTTTCAGCGGTATAATAAAAAAACACTTTCGATTAATAGCAGTTTCTTTAGTTGTAATTTTTTTATATGGAAGTATGGTTTGGTATGTATTTCCTATAAAAGAAGGAATGTCTTGGGAGGGACACTTATCTGGTTTTTTAACAGGAATTTTCTTTGCTTATATATATAGAAAACTAGGGATTGTTAAAGAAAAGTTTGCATTCTCAAAAACAGAATTTGATGATATGTTTGATGAGGATGGTAATTATGTGCCTCCACAAGAAGTTGAATCAATAGAGTCAATAGAAGAAGAGGAAGTGGTTGAGTTTAAATATAAGTATATATATAAAGGAGAAGAAGAGTAAAAAAGGTTTACTATTTACTTTATAGTAAACCTTTTTTGAATTTGTATTTATAGTCGTTGTCTTACAGCTTCATATAAAAAAGCACCACAAGCAACAGAAACATTTAACGATTCAATTTCACCAAGTAAAGGGAGTTTTGCTTTATAGTCAGATAACTTTAAAACTGAGTTACTAACCCCTTTGTGTTCGGATCCCATTATAATGGCAATTGGTTGGTTAAAATCAACATCATAAACAGAATCATCTGTTTTTTCTGTAGCAGAAATTAACTTAACCTCGTGTGCTTGCAACTGAAAAATAGCATCTTTAATATGGTCTACTTTACAAATAGGTACTTTAAAAGCAGCACCAGCAGAGGTTTTAATAGTTTCGGCATTTACAGGAGCACTCCCACTTTTTTGAATAATGATACCATGAACACCTGTACATTCAGCAGTTCTTATGATAGCTCCAAAGTTTCTAACATCAGATAATTGATCAAGTAATAAGAATAACGGTTTTTGAGTGTTAGCTAGTACATCTTCAAGTAAAGTTTCTAAATCATGAAACTCAATAGGAGATATTTTAGCTACCGCACCTTGGTGGTTATTATGTTTTGAAAGGCGGTCTAGTTTTTCAGAAGGAACTACACTGGTTGATATTTTATGTTTTTTGATTAGTTTTTCTAATTGAAAAAATAGGTCACCTCTCAATCCTTTTTGTAAATATACTTTATTGATTGATGATCCGCTTTCAATAGCTTCTATTATAGCTCTTATGCCAAAAATTACTGTGTTATCTTCCATGGGGCAAAGGTAAATATAAAATCAGCAATTATTAAACTAAAAAACCAGAGAAAATTTTCTCTGGTTTTTGTCTATTTTAAGTTAAAATGTAAAGCATTAACTAAATGATAAAAGATTAGAAGTGAGGATTAGCATCTACTTCTCTTTGTGGTATTTGGTAAATCATTCTAGCTTCCATAGCTGGTATTACTAAGTCAGCACCAGGCATAACAAGGTTTGTTCTACCATCTTTTCTGTTTAATCCTACTCCATTTCTAGCCATATCAAATGAAGCAACACCGTCTCCCCAAAGTTCAATTCTACGGTATACTAAAATTTCGTCAATTAAGTCTTGTCCTGTTTTAGTAGATTTAGTGTAACTAGGATCTCTTACCGAGTTTAAATCAAACAAGGTTTGTTGAGCATCACCATCTTTACCTTGTCTTGCTTGGGCTTCTGCTTTAGTTAAATAAAATTCTGTATTTCTAAGGTAAATATAATCTCCTATGAATTGACCAGGGCCAGGCTGAGCAATAAATTTCAAACTTGTGTATTTAGGAGTTATATTATAATGCCCCCATGTATCTGGTACTAATATTGTTCCAGGCGCATATTGCTGGTCTGCAAACCAAGCTTGTCTTTTATCGGTAGCTGGTATCATGTCATATAAATTAGAATTGATGGTTTTGAAATGATTCCAACCACTATAACCATCGTTTATTTGACTCGTATGAGAGAAGAATGAACCATATATTTCAGATGTAGCATCCGTTACCACAGAACCCCATATAGCCTCTGATAAGGAAAGCTCATCAAAACCATGAGTTACATCACTACTAATACTTCCAGCTTTCATGGCAATATCAGCATATTTTTCTGCTTCAGACCAGTTTTCATAAGTTAGATAATATCTAGCCAAATAAGCAGCTACCACACTACCGTCAACTTCTTCTTTTGAAGCTCTATTGTAGTCTTTTAATCCTTGATATGCTAATGTTAAATCTTCAAGAATTCTTGCTTTCACTTGACCTACAGTAGATTTAGGTTGTGCTACAAATTCCCCAAAATCAATAGGGATCGCTTCTGTTTCGTCAGATGCTTTAGTATGTTGGTAGATTCTTAATAAATAAAAATAGGCTAATCCTCTGTATGTATATGATTTAGATTTGAAGATGACTTGCTCAGGAGTAGGGTTGTCTTTTATAGAATTAATAATCGAATTTGCGTTATTGATTACTTTATAAAAGAATTCAAATATAAAATCATTATCGTTTGCTGTTAAAATAACATTGTCATAATTATTGAAAGCACCAAACCAAGTATTTCTACTCATATCCATGTCATTACTTCGTAAATCCATGCCTAGGTCTACGGCTTTTAAGCCAAACTCATCTTGTCCAGCTTCTCCATCTCTCAGGTAAGCTAAAATACCTGAGTCTATCGCTTTAATCCCCTGTGTACCACCTGCTGCAGTGATAGCTTCAGCATGAGAATCAGTATGGTATCTTTCTTCTGAAAAATCTCGTTCATCAGAACACGAAACTAAAAGAGTCATTAAAAATAATGTCGAAAACAAATATTTGTTGACTCTAATATTTAAAATTTTATTATTTTTCATAATTAGTTTAATTAAGATTAATATTTACACCCAATGCAATCGTTCTATTGGCACCATATTCAGCAGAGGATCTTCCTACTGAATTCAAACGAGGGTCATAACCTTGCCTTGCACTGTATAGTAAAAATGCATTATTAATAGTTCCGTAAAAACGAACATTATTAACATGGAATTTTTTAAGGTATTCTTTTTCTAGTGTATATGATAAATTGATATTACTTAAGCTTAAGTAGCTTAAATCTACTAAATAAAGACTTGAGAATCTATATTGATTAGGGCTTAAAGGATCAACTCTAGGTAATTCACCAGTAGGGTTATCTAAAGTCCATGTTTTATCATAATCAGCAAAATTGGTTACATTTTGCGTGGCACCTAGTAGCCCAAAATATTCACTATCGAGCCCATACCCTCCTACTTGATAGGCAAATTGCATGCCTAAAGAAACATCTCCTAATTGAATGTTTGTGCCAAAACCACCTGTTAAATCAGGGATGGCTTCCTTACCTAAAAATGTTCTACCAAATTCAGCTGCATTAGCATAATCTTCGGTCATAACTCTCTCTCCAGAAGTTTGGTCTATGGTGTAGTATCGTGCGTTTCCATTGTCAGGATTTACACCTGCAAATTCTACCATATTATACTCAAAAATACTTCTACCTACTTCTCTACGGAAATTACCTACTTGAATTGGTTTATTATCTCTAGGTAACACAGTTATTTCATTATTTAGTGTAGAGAGATTTGCGTTAAAGCTTACTTTAAAATTTTCTTTATCTACAATATTCCACGAAAGTTCTGTTTCTAACCCACTATTAATCATTGTTCCTGAATTACTAGGTCTTTCAGTTATTCCTGGTGTTATTCCTATTGGAGTATTAAATAATAAGTTATCCGTTTCTTTTCTGAAG encodes the following:
- a CDS encoding rhomboid family intramembrane serine protease; protein product: MNTTNQLQISRGSFRLPLFLVLIIWLVYWVEIKFGFNFNKFGVLPRTLKGIRGVFFSPFIHSNTGHLFNNSIPLFVLTSLLLIFYKKVAAKVLLYGGIITGVLTWCIARESYHIGASGIVYLLFSFTFFSGIIKKHFRLIAVSLVVIFLYGSMVWYVFPIKEGMSWEGHLSGFLTGIFFAYIYRKLGIVKEKFAFSKTEFDDMFDEDGNYVPPQEVESIESIEEEEVVEFKYKYIYKGEEE
- the rlmB gene encoding 23S rRNA (guanosine(2251)-2'-O)-methyltransferase RlmB; translated protein: MEDNTVIFGIRAIIEAIESGSSINKVYLQKGLRGDLFFQLEKLIKKHKISTSVVPSEKLDRLSKHNNHQGAVAKISPIEFHDLETLLEDVLANTQKPLFLLLDQLSDVRNFGAIIRTAECTGVHGIIIQKSGSAPVNAETIKTSAGAAFKVPICKVDHIKDAIFQLQAHEVKLISATEKTDDSVYDVDFNQPIAIIMGSEHKGVSNSVLKLSDYKAKLPLLGEIESLNVSVACGAFLYEAVRQRL
- a CDS encoding RagB/SusD family nutrient uptake outer membrane protein, with protein sequence MKNNKILNIRVNKYLFSTLFLMTLLVSCSDERDFSEERYHTDSHAEAITAAGGTQGIKAIDSGILAYLRDGEAGQDEFGLKAVDLGMDLRSNDMDMSRNTWFGAFNNYDNVILTANDNDFIFEFFYKVINNANSIINSIKDNPTPEQVIFKSKSYTYRGLAYFYLLRIYQHTKASDETEAIPIDFGEFVAQPKSTVGQVKARILEDLTLAYQGLKDYNRASKEEVDGSVVAAYLARYYLTYENWSEAEKYADIAMKAGSISSDVTHGFDELSLSEAIWGSVVTDATSEIYGSFFSHTSQINDGYSGWNHFKTINSNLYDMIPATDKRQAWFADQQYAPGTILVPDTWGHYNITPKYTSLKFIAQPGPGQFIGDYIYLRNTEFYLTKAEAQARQGKDGDAQQTLFDLNSVRDPSYTKSTKTGQDLIDEILVYRRIELWGDGVASFDMARNGVGLNRKDGRTNLVMPGADLVIPAMEARMIYQIPQREVDANPHF
- a CDS encoding replication-associated recombination protein A, which gives rise to MTQPLAERIRPKTLSDYISQQHLVGEEGILTHHIKQGIIPSLILWGPPGIGKTTLATIIANESGRPFYTLSAISSGVKDVREVIEKAKKSSGLFTQKNPILFIDEIHRFSKSQQDSLLGAVEKGWVTLVGATTENPSFEVIPALLSRCQVYILNSFDKNDLISLIHRAMEKDEIIASKKITLKETDALLQVSGGDARKLLNIFELLVIADDEIEITNELVLKKIQKNTVKYDKTGEQHYDIISAFIKSIRGSDPNAAVYWLARMIEGGEDVKFIARRLLILASEDIGNANPTALILANNTFQAVSVIGNPESRIILSQCAIYLANSAKSNASYMAIGEAQNLVKTTGDLSVPLHLRNAPTKLMRDLDYGKDYKYSHNYQGNFVSQEFLPDEIQNTKLYEPGNNARENQFREVLKQRWKGKYKY